The Ramlibacter algicola genome segment GCGCCACACCGCCCCGTCGTCCACCGTCTCCGGCGGGCGGCCGAACGCCACGTTGGCACGCACGGTGTCGGGAAACACGGCAGGCTGCTGGCCTGCATACGCGACGCGGCCCACCAGCTCCTGCTTGTGCGCGATGCGCTGCCCATCCAGCTCGATCCAGCCCGAGCCGGGCGTGCGCAGGCCCGCGACGATGTCGAGCAAGGTGCTCTTGCCGGCGCCCGAGCGGCCCTTGATGCCCACGATCGTCCCGCGCCGCAATTCGAGGTCGAGGCCCTGCAGCACCGGCTTGCCCGGCTCGTAGGCATACGAGACACCCGCCAGCTTCAACACGGCCGGTCCCGGATGCGATCGATGCACTGCCGCGGCGGCGTGCGCGCCGTGAACTGCGGGGGTCGACAAGGCCCGCAGGATCTTCTCGATGGTGGGACCGGCGAAACGCATCGCCTGCACGCAACCCACGAGCCGGTTGATGCCCAGCAGGAGCCTGAACCCGGCGACGCCGAACACCCCCATGCTGACGACCAGCGCCGGGGCGACGGTACCGCCGCTCTGCCGGTACACGACGAGCAGCAGCACGCCGATGAGCGCCAGTTCGAGGACGAAACGGGGCGACGCCTGCAGCATCTGGAAGCCGCGGTAGGTCGCCGCCAGCCGCGTCAGCAACGCCTGCAGGTGGACGACGGCGCGCGGGGTGGCCGCGTACACGTACATCTCGCGCAGGTGGCCGAAGATGCCGGACAGCAGTTTCAGCCTCTGGTCCTCGAAGCCGTGCCGGTCGACGCCCAGGCGCAGGACGACGCGGCGGCTCACGGCTACGAGGATGCCCGCCACCGCGCACAGCGTCGCCAGCATCCCGCTGACGAACAGGGGTTGCGTGAGCACGAGGAACAGCACGAGCGCGACCATCACGGTGGCTTCGGCGAGCAGCGTGAGGCCCGGGAGCAGGACGTTGAAGGCGAAGTACGACATGCCCCCGACCAGCAGGTTGATCTTGGTGCTCTCGTCGACCCGGCTCGCGTCCTCGTAGTCTTGCCCCATGAGCGACGCGAGCGTCTTCACGCTCAGGTGCACCTGCACGCCGAAGGCGAGGCGCGCTTCCAGCCAGGCCAGGAAGACCATGAGCAGGTTCTTGGCGAGGTAGATGGCACCGCAGGCGACCGTGATCGTCCTCAGCCCGGCCCCGCCCAGCGTGCCCAGGCCAGGCAGCGGCGCGGTCGCTGGCGCACCCTGCGTCAGGTGCAGCAACAAGGCGCCGAAGAGTGCCAGTGCGATGACTTCCAGCACCGACGCGACGACGTTGCCGATGGTGAGCACCACCGCCCCTGCGCGGTGCAGCGGCGCCAGGTGTGCCCACAAGCGGAGGTGGTTGTCGATCATGTCTAGCCGGCCCGCAAGCAGCCTTGCAGCGTGGCCACATGCGCCGCATTCCAGCGTGCCGCCATCTCGCGTGCCGCGTTGCCTGCCGCGCGGCGCTGCACCGGGTCGCGCGCGAACCGCAGCACGGCAGCGGCGAATCCGTCGCCGTCCCCGTCGTCGACGACGCTGAGCCCCGCGCGCATTGTGTCCGGAATCCCGCGTGCGCCCGTCGCGGTCGCCACGCTGGGGACGCCGGCGGCCATCGCGTCGAGCAGCTTGATGTTGATCCCGGTGCCCACGCGCATCGGGTTCAGCGCCAACGCTGCGCGCCGGAGCGCAGCCTGGGGATCGTCCAGCCAGCCCAGCTTGCGCACGTGCGGCAGGTCCGGCGCGACGCGGCAGATCGATCCGCCGAGTTCGAGCGTGAACGATGGAAGCTCACGCACGACACGCGGCAGGATGTCGGCGAGCAACCACTGCAACGCGTCCCTGTTCGCCGCGTTGTCCGAAGCCAGGAACACAGCCTTCCCGTCCTCGCCCTCCTCCACCAGCTCCCCAACCTCGAGCAGGTGGCCGACGACGGCGACGTGCGGATCCGCAGCCCGCGCGCACGCATCGGCTGCGAGCTGCTCCCGGAAGCGCTGCGCCTCTTCGTCCTGGATCGCGAGCACGACGTCCGCGCGCCGGAACCCGGCGTTCTCCGCCTGCGGCCGCAGCGACACCCAGTAGTCCGCGATCCCACGCGCGACGTAATCGCGATGCCGGTTCGCGAAGGCGTCGTGGGTGTCCAGCACGCGCCGCGCCGAGCGCGGGAACGCGTCGAACACCCAGGAGTCCAGGACGTACTCCACCAGCACGACGTCCGGCGCCAGCCGCAGCTGCCCGAGCGCGCGCAGGAAATCGGCGTCGCGGAAACGGTCGAGCGGCGAGTAGTACGCGCACTCCACGCCGATGCGGCGCAGCACGCGCTTGGCCGCCCCGGGGATCGCGCCCCGCACCCATTTGCGCAGCGCGTGGCGCTTGTCGATCCGGTGGAAATGGCCCGCGCCGAAGGCGGCCACATGGGCGGCGTCGTCGCACGCTTCGTGCGGCGAGCCGAGGACCACGAAGGTGACGTCGTGGCCCAGCCGTTGCAGCGCCAGCGCCAGTTGGCGGATGCGGCTTCGATTGCCCGCCGTCGTGGGAAACGCCGGGAAGCTGGAGACCATCACGATCTTCACGCCGTGGCCTCTTCCTCGCGGGCGGTGGCATCCATGCCCAGCTGCAGGGCGCGCACCATGGCGTCAAGCGAAAAGCGGCCTTCCATGTACGTGCGCTGGCCACTGGACGTGCGATGCCACGCGGCATCGTCGGTGAGCAGGCGAACGATGGCCTGCGCCATCGCCTCTGGATCCAGCGTCACCGCGCAGACATCCTCCAGGCGCTCCAGCCCCTGCGCGCCGATGGGCGTCGTGACCAGCGGCAGCCCGTGGTGCAAGGCTTCGATCACCTTGCCCTTCATCCCAGCCCCCATGCGCAGCGGCACGACCGCGACGCGTGCCGACCGGTACAGCGCCAGCAGTTGGTCGTCGCTCACGAAGCCCGTGACTTCGACGCCTTCGC includes the following:
- a CDS encoding ATP-binding cassette domain-containing protein; its protein translation is MIDNHLRLWAHLAPLHRAGAVVLTIGNVVASVLEVIALALFGALLLHLTQGAPATAPLPGLGTLGGAGLRTITVACGAIYLAKNLLMVFLAWLEARLAFGVQVHLSVKTLASLMGQDYEDASRVDESTKINLLVGGMSYFAFNVLLPGLTLLAEATVMVALVLFLVLTQPLFVSGMLATLCAVAGILVAVSRRVVLRLGVDRHGFEDQRLKLLSGIFGHLREMYVYAATPRAVVHLQALLTRLAATYRGFQMLQASPRFVLELALIGVLLLVVYRQSGGTVAPALVVSMGVFGVAGFRLLLGINRLVGCVQAMRFAGPTIEKILRALSTPAVHGAHAAAAVHRSHPGPAVLKLAGVSYAYEPGKPVLQGLDLELRRGTIVGIKGRSGAGKSTLLDIVAGLRTPGSGWIELDGQRIAHKQELVGRVAYAGQQPAVFPDTVRANVAFGRPPETVDDGAVWRALAAAHLDHVVRALPHGLDHRLGFGQSLSGGQVQRLALARALYMDCHFLLLDEPTAALDPETERELLATLREVASTTAVVLVSHRPAPLEAADVVLDLRDGRLVDARGEAA
- a CDS encoding glycosyltransferase; protein product: MKIVMVSSFPAFPTTAGNRSRIRQLALALQRLGHDVTFVVLGSPHEACDDAAHVAAFGAGHFHRIDKRHALRKWVRGAIPGAAKRVLRRIGVECAYYSPLDRFRDADFLRALGQLRLAPDVVLVEYVLDSWVFDAFPRSARRVLDTHDAFANRHRDYVARGIADYWVSLRPQAENAGFRRADVVLAIQDEEAQRFREQLAADACARAADPHVAVVGHLLEVGELVEEGEDGKAVFLASDNAANRDALQWLLADILPRVVRELPSFTLELGGSICRVAPDLPHVRKLGWLDDPQAALRRAALALNPMRVGTGINIKLLDAMAAGVPSVATATGARGIPDTMRAGLSVVDDGDGDGFAAAVLRFARDPVQRRAAGNAAREMAARWNAAHVATLQGCLRAG